The following are encoded together in the Ictalurus punctatus breed USDA103 chromosome 1, Coco_2.0, whole genome shotgun sequence genome:
- the gnl1 gene encoding guanine nucleotide-binding protein-like 1 isoform X1 yields the protein MPRKKPFSNKQKKKQLQVKREKKRGDTGSGQSSRNASIERAVRRDRQSDTSDSETTDIKRIGHQPGTRDSSYDPNRFRLHFGKESKEEVEKRKKIAREKILQAVPERDLEMDVKDVYPEDQGLDFPRRPSWHYGMCREELSKKEKKAFDEFLEALHSKNPTDSLSHFEHNLETWRQLWRVLEMSDVVLLIVDIRHPVLQFPPALYRYITGELQKQVIVVLNKIDLCPPPLILAWKHYLCNRFPHLQCVCFTSHPGPPYSTLFQKKRMRRKGGWGQAGGPIHILKACREITAGKVDLSSWEKKIKRDAVAMGREGDWSDDGAETVLMEHHTDVAMELNSPTRELYKDGVLTLGCIGFTNVGKSSVLNSLVGRKVVSVSRTPGHTKYFQTYYLTPTVKLCDCPGLVFPSQVSKQLQILAGIYPVSQLQEPYSSVGYLCERTPFLSVLKLTHPEQSAETPHTPNTHGWTAWDVCEAWAERRGYKTARAARNDAYRAANSLLRLAIDGRLCLCLRPPGYTENKDKWESHPDLAEILALQGRTAEGEENGERDEEDEESSSEPEEEDDRDADDDEDADGDDEDESVRSDEKGKAYRLNMFGLLGENECE from the exons ATGCCTCGGAAGAAGCCGTTCAgcaacaaacagaaaaagaaacagcttcAGGTCAAGCGCGAGAAAAAGAGAG GTGATACAGGCTCGGGTCAGAGTAGCCGGAACGCGAGTATAGAGAGAGCCGTTAGACGGGACAGACAGTCGGACACGTCAGACAGCGAGACGACGGATATAAAGAGGATCGGGCACCAGCCTGGCACCAGAGACAGCAGCTATGACCCCAACAG GTTTCGGCTTCACTTTGGGAAGGAGAGCAAAGAGGAGGtggagaaaaggaagaaaattgCCAGAGAGAAAATACTGCAAGCAGTTCCAGAGAGAGACCTGGAGATGGACGTAAAAGACGTCTACCCCGAAGACCAAG GACTGGATTTCCCACGGAGGCCTTCTTGGCATTATGGGATGTGCAGAGAAGAACTAtcgaagaaggaaaagaaggcATTTGATGAGTTTCTGGAGGCCCTTCATTCCAAGAATCCTACTGACTCCCTCAGCCATTTTGAACACAATCTGGAG acATGGAGACAGTTATGGAGAGTATTAGAGATGTCCGACGTCGTTCTGCTTATCGTGGATATCAGACACCCA GTGCTGCAGTTTCCTCCTGCTCTGTACCGCTACATCACAGGTGAACTGCAGAAGCAGGTCATTGTGGTGCTGAATAAGATCGACCTTTGTCCCCCACCGCTCATATTGGCATGGAAGCACTACCTGTGCAATCGTTTTCCTCACCTGCAGTGCGTGTGCTTCACCTCACACCCGGGACCACCTTACAGCACCT TGTTTCAGAAAAAGCGAATGAGGAGAAAGGGTGGGTGGGGCCAGGCAGGAGGACCAATCCACATCCTGAAGGCGTGTCGGGAGATCACGGCAGGAAAAG tgGATTTAAGTAGCTGGGAAAAGAAGATAAAAAGAGATGCAGTGGCCATGGGAAGAGAGGGCGATTGGTCGGATGACGGGGCGGAGACGGTGTTGATGGAACACCACACCGATGTTGCCATGGAGCTGAACAGTCCCACACGAGAACTTTACAAAGATGGAGTTCTCACATTAGGCTGTATAg gGTTTACTAATGTAGGAAAGTCTTCGGTGTTGAATAGCTTGGTTGGAAGGAAGGTTGTGAGTGTGTCTCGGACTCCTGGTCACACAAAGTATTTCCAGACGTACTACCTCACCCCTACTGTCAAACTGTGTGACTGTCCTGGACTAGTCTTCCCCTCGCAAGTCAGCAAACAACTACAG ATTCTGGCTGGTATTTACCCAGTGTCCCAGCTGCAGGAACCCTACAGCTCGGTGGGATACCTGTGTGAGCGCACTCCGTTCCTGTCAGTACTGAAACTTACACACCCAGAACAGAGTGCTGAAACACCACACACTCCCAACACGCACGGGTGGACAGCCTGGGACGTGTGTGAAG CGTGGGCAGAGAGAAGAGGCTATAAGACGGCAAGGGCAGCACGGAATGATGCTTATCGAGCCGCTAACAGCCTGCTGCGATTGGCCATCGACGGACGCTTATGTCTGTGCTTGCGGCCACCAGGATACACGGAGaacaaag ATAAATGGGAGTCCCACCCAGATTTGGCAGAAATCCTCGCTCTACAGGGACGAACGGCCGAGGGTGAGGAGAACGGCGAGAGGGACGAGGAAGATGAAGAGTCGAGCTCTGAGCCAGAGGAGGAAGACGACAGAGACGCGGACGATGACGAGGACGCCGACGGAGACGACGAAGACGAAAGCGTGAGGTCCGACGAAAAAGGCAAGGCCTACAGACTGAACATGTTCGGCCTGCTGGGTGAGAACGAGTGCGAGTGA
- the gnl1 gene encoding guanine nucleotide-binding protein-like 1 isoform X2 encodes MTPTGLDFPRRPSWHYGMCREELSKKEKKAFDEFLEALHSKNPTDSLSHFEHNLETWRQLWRVLEMSDVVLLIVDIRHPVLQFPPALYRYITGELQKQVIVVLNKIDLCPPPLILAWKHYLCNRFPHLQCVCFTSHPGPPYSTLFQKKRMRRKGGWGQAGGPIHILKACREITAGKVDLSSWEKKIKRDAVAMGREGDWSDDGAETVLMEHHTDVAMELNSPTRELYKDGVLTLGCIGFTNVGKSSVLNSLVGRKVVSVSRTPGHTKYFQTYYLTPTVKLCDCPGLVFPSQVSKQLQILAGIYPVSQLQEPYSSVGYLCERTPFLSVLKLTHPEQSAETPHTPNTHGWTAWDVCEAWAERRGYKTARAARNDAYRAANSLLRLAIDGRLCLCLRPPGYTENKDKWESHPDLAEILALQGRTAEGEENGERDEEDEESSSEPEEEDDRDADDDEDADGDDEDESVRSDEKGKAYRLNMFGLLGENECE; translated from the exons ATGACCCCAACAG GACTGGATTTCCCACGGAGGCCTTCTTGGCATTATGGGATGTGCAGAGAAGAACTAtcgaagaaggaaaagaaggcATTTGATGAGTTTCTGGAGGCCCTTCATTCCAAGAATCCTACTGACTCCCTCAGCCATTTTGAACACAATCTGGAG acATGGAGACAGTTATGGAGAGTATTAGAGATGTCCGACGTCGTTCTGCTTATCGTGGATATCAGACACCCA GTGCTGCAGTTTCCTCCTGCTCTGTACCGCTACATCACAGGTGAACTGCAGAAGCAGGTCATTGTGGTGCTGAATAAGATCGACCTTTGTCCCCCACCGCTCATATTGGCATGGAAGCACTACCTGTGCAATCGTTTTCCTCACCTGCAGTGCGTGTGCTTCACCTCACACCCGGGACCACCTTACAGCACCT TGTTTCAGAAAAAGCGAATGAGGAGAAAGGGTGGGTGGGGCCAGGCAGGAGGACCAATCCACATCCTGAAGGCGTGTCGGGAGATCACGGCAGGAAAAG tgGATTTAAGTAGCTGGGAAAAGAAGATAAAAAGAGATGCAGTGGCCATGGGAAGAGAGGGCGATTGGTCGGATGACGGGGCGGAGACGGTGTTGATGGAACACCACACCGATGTTGCCATGGAGCTGAACAGTCCCACACGAGAACTTTACAAAGATGGAGTTCTCACATTAGGCTGTATAg gGTTTACTAATGTAGGAAAGTCTTCGGTGTTGAATAGCTTGGTTGGAAGGAAGGTTGTGAGTGTGTCTCGGACTCCTGGTCACACAAAGTATTTCCAGACGTACTACCTCACCCCTACTGTCAAACTGTGTGACTGTCCTGGACTAGTCTTCCCCTCGCAAGTCAGCAAACAACTACAG ATTCTGGCTGGTATTTACCCAGTGTCCCAGCTGCAGGAACCCTACAGCTCGGTGGGATACCTGTGTGAGCGCACTCCGTTCCTGTCAGTACTGAAACTTACACACCCAGAACAGAGTGCTGAAACACCACACACTCCCAACACGCACGGGTGGACAGCCTGGGACGTGTGTGAAG CGTGGGCAGAGAGAAGAGGCTATAAGACGGCAAGGGCAGCACGGAATGATGCTTATCGAGCCGCTAACAGCCTGCTGCGATTGGCCATCGACGGACGCTTATGTCTGTGCTTGCGGCCACCAGGATACACGGAGaacaaag ATAAATGGGAGTCCCACCCAGATTTGGCAGAAATCCTCGCTCTACAGGGACGAACGGCCGAGGGTGAGGAGAACGGCGAGAGGGACGAGGAAGATGAAGAGTCGAGCTCTGAGCCAGAGGAGGAAGACGACAGAGACGCGGACGATGACGAGGACGCCGACGGAGACGACGAAGACGAAAGCGTGAGGTCCGACGAAAAAGGCAAGGCCTACAGACTGAACATGTTCGGCCTGCTGGGTGAGAACGAGTGCGAGTGA